The Burkholderiales bacterium genome has a segment encoding these proteins:
- a CDS encoding primosomal protein N' has translation MARVALDVPVHGLFDYLAPDDLSCGDIGSRVQVPFGNRQRVGVIIELATTSGIADSRLKPLTRILRDVPPLSPDLLSLLRFCSDYYHHPLGQVVMNALPTALRAAKPIKQRLKLAFRLSEAGRERDDSMLPRRHVVKRRLLAHLRQSELAEEEARAISPRAIKALLEMSALGWVEKIAAPVATSTRHAEIAEPRLTAEQQAGVDAILAEAPGFNVWLLHGITGSGKTEIYMRVIAHVLEAGEQALVLVPEIALTPQLESRFRARFPQANLVTLHSSLAAGERTANWLAAQAGRAQIVLGTRLAVFTPLARLGLIVVDEEQDSSFKQHEGLRYSARDLAIFRARQQNARIVLGSATPALETYYNARAGRFRMLRLTARAAAGAELPSVRCIDVSREPLVDGLSKVLLEAIAARFERGEQSLVFINRRGYSPVLMCSACGWKSACARCASYLVLHLRERRLRCHLCGHQEAPPIACPACGNQDITAIGHGTQRVEAALTRLFPGARILRVDSDSVRRKSAWQGMLTAIGEGRIDILVGTQMLAKGHDFAGLTLVGVLNADSSLYSSDWRASERLFAQLIQVSGRAGRAATRGEVLIQTQFAGHPLYSAVIAHDYTAFAETLLAERERAGFPPYVYQTLLRAEARAFTAAQDFLAAAAQSAARLGHPGIKVFEPVTAQPARVAGMERAQLLVQSPSRQSLQAFLTLWHPQLLDQKGKKIRWSLDVDPLEF, from the coding sequence ATCGCCCGTGTCGCTCTCGATGTCCCTGTTCATGGTTTGTTCGATTATCTGGCGCCGGACGACTTGTCATGCGGCGATATCGGTTCGCGCGTGCAAGTGCCGTTCGGCAACCGTCAGCGCGTCGGTGTGATCATCGAACTCGCCACGACGAGCGGGATTGCCGATTCGCGCCTGAAACCGCTGACGCGCATCCTGCGCGACGTGCCGCCGCTGTCGCCCGATCTTCTCTCGCTGCTACGCTTTTGCAGTGATTATTATCATCACCCGCTTGGGCAGGTCGTGATGAACGCGCTGCCGACTGCGTTGCGCGCGGCGAAGCCCATCAAGCAGCGATTGAAGCTTGCGTTTCGCCTGAGCGAGGCCGGCCGCGAACGCGATGATTCGATGTTGCCCAGGCGTCACGTCGTTAAACGCAGATTGCTCGCGCACTTGCGCCAGTCCGAACTTGCGGAAGAGGAAGCGCGCGCAATTTCGCCGCGCGCGATCAAGGCCTTGCTCGAAATGAGCGCCCTGGGCTGGGTTGAAAAAATCGCGGCGCCGGTCGCGACATCGACCCGCCATGCGGAGATCGCGGAGCCGCGCCTGACGGCCGAACAGCAAGCCGGAGTCGATGCAATTCTCGCCGAAGCGCCTGGTTTCAACGTCTGGTTGCTACACGGGATCACCGGCAGCGGCAAGACCGAAATCTATATGCGCGTGATCGCGCACGTGCTCGAGGCAGGCGAACAGGCGCTCGTGCTGGTGCCGGAAATCGCCTTGACGCCGCAACTCGAAAGTCGCTTCCGCGCGCGCTTTCCACAGGCGAATCTGGTCACGCTGCACAGCAGTCTCGCTGCCGGCGAGCGCACTGCAAATTGGCTCGCCGCGCAAGCCGGCCGCGCCCAAATCGTGCTCGGCACGCGGCTTGCCGTTTTCACGCCGCTGGCGAGGCTCGGGCTGATCGTCGTCGACGAGGAGCAGGACAGCTCGTTCAAGCAGCATGAAGGTTTGCGCTACTCGGCGCGCGATCTCGCGATTTTTCGCGCCCGACAGCAGAACGCGCGCATCGTGCTTGGCTCGGCAACACCCGCTTTGGAGACTTATTACAACGCCCGCGCCGGCCGCTTCCGCATGCTGCGATTGACCGCTCGCGCCGCCGCAGGCGCCGAGCTGCCGAGCGTGCGCTGTATCGACGTCAGCCGCGAACCTCTCGTCGATGGCTTGTCCAAAGTCCTGCTCGAAGCGATCGCTGCGCGCTTTGAACGCGGCGAGCAAAGCCTGGTATTCATCAACCGGCGCGGTTATTCGCCGGTGCTGATGTGCAGCGCATGCGGCTGGAAATCGGCGTGCGCACGGTGCGCGAGCTATCTCGTGCTGCATTTGCGCGAGCGGCGATTGCGCTGCCATCTTTGCGGACACCAAGAGGCGCCGCCGATCGCGTGCCCGGCATGCGGCAACCAGGACATCACGGCGATCGGCCACGGTACGCAGCGTGTCGAAGCGGCATTGACGCGCTTGTTTCCCGGCGCACGCATTCTGCGCGTCGATAGCGATAGCGTGCGCCGCAAATCCGCATGGCAGGGCATGCTGACGGCGATCGGCGAAGGCCGCATCGACATCCTGGTCGGCACCCAGATGCTGGCCAAGGGGCACGACTTCGCCGGACTCACGCTGGTCGGCGTGCTGAATGCCGACAGCTCGCTGTACAGTTCGGATTGGCGCGCTTCCGAGCGGTTGTTCGCGCAATTGATCCAGGTGTCGGGCCGCGCCGGACGGGCGGCGACGCGCGGCGAAGTTCTGATCCAGACGCAGTTTGCCGGGCATCCGCTCTACAGCGCGGTCATCGCGCACGATTACACGGCTTTCGCCGAAACACTGCTCGCCGAACGCGAACGCGCCGGCTTTCCGCCTTATGTGTATCAGACGCTGTTGCGCGCCGAAGCGCGCGCATTCACCGCCGCGCAGGATTTCCTCGCGGCAGCGGCGCAATCGGCGGCGCGTCTTGGCCATCCGGGTATCAAGGTTTTCGAACCGGTCACGGCCCAGCCCGCCCGCGTGGCCGGGATGGAGCGTGCGCAATTGTTGGTACAATCGCCGTCTCGCCAATCACTGCAGGCTTTTCTGACGCTTTGGCATCCACAACTGCTCGACCAGAAAGGCAAAAAAATACGCTGGTCGCTGGATGTCGATCCCCTCGAATTCTGA
- a CDS encoding uroporphyrinogen decarboxylase, with amino-acid sequence MGAPKNDTFLRALSRQPVPYTPVWLMRQAGRYLPEYNETRARAGDFLSLCKNPAFASEVTLQPLQRFPLDAAILFSDILTIPDAMGLGLYFANGAGPKFHRPLRDERDILALAAPDPAAELRYVLEAVGEIRRALNDSVPLIGFSGSPFTLACYMIEGGASSDFRHLKTMLYRRPDLLHRILDVNARAVTAYLNAQVEHGAQAVMIFDTWGGALSHAAYLEFSLGYMSKIIAGLIRERDGARVPIIVFTKGGGAWLNDMAECGCDGVGLDWTVDIGKARSAIGGRVALQGNLDPFVLFAEPKVIEAEVAKVLASFGAGNGHVFNLGHGISQFTQPDRVLAMVEAVRRISPQYHRPAPAA; translated from the coding sequence ATGGGCGCGCCAAAAAACGACACGTTCCTGCGCGCATTGTCGCGCCAGCCGGTTCCGTACACGCCGGTTTGGCTGATGCGCCAAGCCGGCCGCTATCTGCCCGAATACAATGAAACGCGCGCGCGCGCCGGCGATTTTCTCTCGCTGTGCAAAAATCCCGCATTCGCAAGCGAAGTCACATTGCAGCCGCTGCAACGTTTCCCGCTCGACGCCGCGATCCTGTTTTCCGACATCCTGACCATCCCTGATGCGATGGGTTTGGGTTTGTATTTCGCAAACGGCGCAGGCCCGAAATTTCATCGCCCATTGCGCGACGAGCGCGATATCCTGGCGCTCGCCGCGCCCGATCCCGCGGCGGAACTGCGCTACGTGCTGGAAGCTGTTGGCGAGATTCGCCGCGCCTTGAACGATTCGGTGCCGCTGATCGGCTTTTCCGGCAGCCCGTTTACGCTCGCGTGCTACATGATCGAAGGCGGCGCCAGCAGCGATTTTCGCCACCTCAAGACCATGCTGTATCGCCGCCCCGATTTGCTGCATCGTATCCTCGACGTAAACGCGCGCGCCGTCACCGCTTATCTCAATGCCCAGGTCGAACACGGCGCGCAAGCCGTGATGATTTTCGATACCTGGGGCGGGGCATTGTCGCATGCCGCCTATCTCGAGTTCTCGCTCGGCTACATGAGCAAAATCATCGCCGGCCTGATCCGCGAACGCGACGGCGCGCGCGTGCCGATCATCGTCTTTACCAAGGGCGGCGGCGCATGGCTGAACGATATGGCCGAATGCGGCTGCGATGGCGTAGGCCTCGACTGGACGGTCGATATCGGGAAGGCGCGCAGCGCGATAGGCGGGCGCGTTGCGCTGCAGGGAAATCTCGATCCGTTTGTCCTGTTTGCCGAGCCCAAGGTGATCGAGGCCGAGGTGGCAAAAGTTCTGGCGAGTTTTGGCGCGGGCAATGGGCACGTCTTCAACCTTGGTCACGGCATCTCTCAATTCACGCAACCCGATCGCGTGCTTGCGATGGTCGAAGCGGTGCGTCGCATCAGCCCGCAATATCACCGCCCGGCGCCCGCGGCCTGA
- a CDS encoding arginine--tRNA ligase: MKTELTALMTAALRAVAPEAAATVQLERPKQVQHGDYACNLALQLAKPLKRNPREVAAQLVAALPASPYIEKAEIAGGGFVNLFLQPPAKREVLREIWSRGDAYGRSEVGAGRKVVVEFVSANPTGPLHVGHGRQAALGDAICSLLEASGWDVSREFYYNDAGAQINNLGLSVQARLRQRRGRDATVPDDGYHGEYVCEIADAYANAHPENGAGDNLAAITRFAVRALRNEQDRDLRAFGVIFDCYYLESSLYDDGKLEQTVNALQAAGKTYEQDDALWLKTTEFGDDKDRVMKKRDGSYTYFVPDVAYHVTKWRRGFTRAINVQGADHHSTVTRVRAGLQALDFGIPSGYPDSVLHQMVTVMRAGCEVKISKRAGGYVTLRDLIDDVGADATRFFFLLRKSDQHLEFDLDLAKSQSNDNPVYYVQYAHARICSVMREWGGDCMALAEADASPLNSEQEFALLRRLRDFSEVVEAGCRELSPHLVTFYLRELAAEFHSYYNSTHFLVDDEAVKLARLKLVAATGQIVKNGLALLGVSAPEKM; this comes from the coding sequence ATAAAAACCGAATTGACCGCGCTTATGACGGCGGCATTGCGCGCGGTCGCACCCGAGGCCGCGGCGACGGTGCAGCTCGAACGCCCGAAGCAAGTGCAGCACGGCGACTATGCGTGCAATCTCGCGCTGCAATTGGCCAAGCCGCTGAAGCGCAATCCGCGCGAGGTCGCTGCGCAACTGGTCGCGGCGCTGCCGGCTTCGCCGTACATCGAAAAAGCCGAAATCGCCGGCGGCGGTTTTGTCAATCTGTTCCTGCAGCCGCCGGCAAAGCGCGAAGTTTTGCGCGAGATCTGGTCGCGCGGCGACGCTTATGGCCGCAGCGAAGTCGGCGCCGGCAGAAAAGTCGTCGTCGAATTCGTATCGGCCAATCCGACCGGTCCGCTGCACGTCGGCCATGGCAGACAGGCGGCGCTCGGTGATGCGATTTGCAGCTTGCTCGAGGCCAGCGGTTGGGACGTATCCCGCGAGTTCTACTACAACGACGCCGGCGCGCAAATAAACAACCTCGGCCTCAGCGTGCAGGCGCGATTGCGCCAGCGCCGCGGGCGGGACGCAACCGTCCCTGACGACGGTTACCACGGCGAATACGTCTGCGAGATCGCCGATGCCTATGCCAACGCGCATCCCGAAAATGGCGCCGGCGATAATCTCGCCGCGATCACGCGCTTTGCCGTGCGGGCGCTGCGTAACGAGCAGGATCGCGATCTGCGCGCATTCGGCGTGATCTTCGATTGCTATTATCTCGAATCGTCGCTGTATGACGATGGCAAGCTCGAACAAACCGTCAACGCGTTGCAAGCCGCCGGCAAAACTTACGAGCAAGATGACGCGCTGTGGTTAAAGACGACCGAGTTCGGCGACGACAAGGATCGCGTCATGAAGAAACGCGACGGCAGCTACACCTACTTCGTCCCCGATGTCGCGTATCACGTCACCAAATGGCGGCGCGGTTTCACCCGCGCGATCAATGTGCAGGGGGCTGACCACCACAGCACGGTGACGCGGGTTCGCGCCGGCTTGCAGGCGCTCGATTTCGGCATTCCGTCCGGCTATCCGGATTCCGTACTACATCAGATGGTCACCGTAATGCGCGCCGGCTGTGAAGTGAAGATTTCGAAACGCGCGGGCGGTTACGTCACGTTGCGCGATCTGATCGACGATGTCGGCGCGGACGCCACGCGCTTCTTTTTTCTGCTGCGCAAAAGCGATCAGCATCTGGAGTTTGATCTCGATCTCGCCAAATCGCAAAGCAACGACAATCCGGTTTACTACGTGCAGTACGCGCACGCCCGCATTTGCAGTGTGATGCGCGAATGGGGCGGCGACTGCATGGCGCTGGCTGAGGCCGATGCCTCCCCCCTGAACAGCGAACAGGAATTCGCGCTGCTGCGCCGCTTGCGGGATTTTTCGGAAGTTGTCGAAGCCGGCTGCCGTGAGCTGTCGCCGCATCTCGTTACATTTTACCTGCGCGAATTGGCCGCTGAATTTCACAGCTACTACAATTCCACGCACTTTCTGGTCGATGACGAAGCCGTCAAACTCGCGCGCCTGAAGCTGGTTGCCGCGACCGGTCAGATCGTCAAAAATGGTTTGGCGTTATTGGGTGTAAGCGCGCCGGAAAAGATGTAA
- a CDS encoding thiol:disulfide interchange protein DsbA/DsbL, translating into MQRAAQAFLFSLVGLTVACNAAEPVVNKDYRVLERPQPTASGNKIEVLEFFYYGCPHCYDLQSALEPWVKKQPGDVEYKRVPTVFRDSWIPLTKTFYTLEALGALDKLHQDVFDAVHNKKLDLNDPKLMAKWAEQHGVDAKKFSDMYNSFTVESKSQQSVQKTKNYGITGTPSVVVAGKYLTSPSMTGNYQSFLAVLDQLVAKARQEGAGKKAG; encoded by the coding sequence ATCCAACGCGCAGCTCAGGCTTTTTTGTTCAGCCTGGTCGGCCTGACCGTAGCCTGCAATGCCGCCGAACCGGTCGTGAACAAGGATTATCGCGTGCTCGAACGCCCGCAGCCGACTGCTTCGGGCAACAAGATCGAGGTGCTCGAATTTTTCTACTACGGCTGCCCGCATTGCTACGATTTGCAGTCGGCGCTGGAACCGTGGGTGAAGAAACAGCCGGGCGACGTCGAATACAAGCGCGTTCCGACAGTGTTTCGCGATTCGTGGATTCCGCTGACTAAAACCTTCTACACCCTGGAAGCGCTGGGCGCGCTGGATAAGCTGCATCAGGACGTATTCGACGCCGTCCACAATAAGAAGCTCGATTTGAACGACCCGAAATTGATGGCGAAATGGGCCGAACAACACGGCGTCGACGCCAAAAAATTTTCCGACATGTACAACTCTTTCACCGTCGAGAGCAAATCGCAGCAGTCAGTGCAGAAGACCAAAAACTACGGCATCACGGGAACACCATCGGTCGTCGTCGCCGGGAAATATCTGACATCACCGTCAATGACAGGAAATTATCAGAGCTTTCTGGCCGTGCTCGACCAGCTGGTCGCCAAGGCGCGACAGGAGGGGGCGGGGAAGAAGGCGGGGTAG
- a CDS encoding glutamate synthase subunit beta produces the protein MGKPTGFMEIERHDPKYLPITERVRNYREFIFPLPDAEIGKQGARCMDCGIPFCQTGCPVNNIIPDWNDLVYRQNWREAIEVLHSTNNFPEFTGRICPAPCEAACTLNINDDPVTIKSIEHAIIDKAWAEGWVAPQPPHRKTGKRVAVVGSGPAGLACSQQLARAGHDVVLFEKNDRIGGLMRYGIPDFKMEKHLIDRRMQQMSAEGVEFRVNQHIGVNVAARQLLGEFDAVVLTGGSEDPRNLPVPGRELDGIMYAMDFLPQQNKRNAGDRVADEISVAAKGKHVVVIGGGDTGSDCIGTSIRQGAVAITQFELLPQPPEKENKPLTWPNWPMKMRTSSSQEEGCARDWSVATKAFSGANGRVKKLHAIRLEWKKDGKGAWAMQEMAGSEFDIKADLVLLAMGYLHPVHEGMLRELGVGLDARGNVAADTLRYQTSIPKVFAAGDMRRGQSLVVWAIREGRQAARAVDEFLMGSSELPR, from the coding sequence GTGGGAAAACCCACAGGATTCATGGAGATCGAGCGGCACGACCCAAAGTATCTGCCGATCACCGAGCGCGTCCGCAATTACCGCGAATTTATTTTTCCGCTTCCCGATGCCGAGATCGGCAAGCAGGGCGCGCGCTGCATGGATTGCGGCATTCCGTTTTGCCAGACCGGTTGCCCGGTCAACAACATCATTCCGGACTGGAACGATCTGGTTTACCGCCAGAATTGGCGCGAGGCGATCGAGGTTCTGCATTCGACCAACAACTTTCCGGAATTCACCGGACGCATCTGTCCGGCGCCGTGTGAAGCCGCGTGCACCCTGAACATCAATGACGATCCGGTCACGATCAAATCGATCGAGCACGCGATCATCGACAAGGCGTGGGCGGAAGGCTGGGTCGCGCCGCAGCCGCCGCATCGCAAAACCGGCAAGCGCGTCGCAGTCGTCGGTTCGGGTCCGGCCGGGCTCGCGTGTTCGCAGCAGCTCGCGCGCGCCGGCCACGATGTCGTGCTGTTCGAGAAGAACGACCGCATTGGCGGCCTCATGCGGTACGGGATTCCGGATTTCAAGATGGAAAAGCATCTGATCGATCGGCGCATGCAACAGATGAGCGCGGAGGGCGTCGAGTTCCGCGTCAACCAGCATATCGGCGTCAACGTTGCGGCCAGACAACTACTCGGCGAATTTGACGCGGTCGTGCTGACTGGCGGCTCGGAGGACCCGCGCAATCTGCCGGTTCCCGGCCGCGAGCTCGACGGCATCATGTACGCGATGGATTTTCTGCCGCAGCAGAACAAGCGCAATGCGGGTGACCGCGTGGCGGACGAGATCAGCGTGGCGGCCAAGGGCAAACATGTAGTTGTCATCGGCGGCGGCGATACCGGCTCCGACTGTATCGGCACTTCGATTCGCCAGGGAGCTGTCGCTATCACGCAATTCGAATTGCTGCCGCAGCCGCCGGAAAAAGAAAACAAGCCGTTGACCTGGCCGAATTGGCCGATGAAGATGCGCACTTCGTCCTCGCAGGAGGAAGGCTGCGCGCGAGACTGGAGTGTCGCCACCAAAGCGTTTTCCGGAGCGAACGGCCGCGTCAAAAAGCTGCACGCGATTCGCCTCGAATGGAAAAAGGACGGCAAGGGCGCGTGGGCAATGCAGGAAATGGCCGGCAGTGAATTCGACATCAAGGCTGATCTCGTGCTGCTTGCGATGGGTTATCTGCATCCGGTGCACGAGGGCATGCTGCGGGAATTGGGCGTCGGCCTGGACGCGCGCGGCAACGTCGCCGCCGACACGCTGCGTTATCAGACTTCGATTCCGAAAGTGTTCGCGGCTGGCGACATGCGCCGCGGCCAATCGCTCGTCGTGTGGGCGATTCGCGAGGGCCGCCAGGCTGCGCGCGCCGTCGACGAGTTCCTGATGGGCAGTTCCGAACTGCCGCGTTGA
- the pyrF gene encoding orotidine-5'-phosphate decarboxylase produces the protein MLSTKAIAPPERLIFALDVAEAGRARQLVEALGDSVVFYKLGLELFMAGGYFELMEWLSARRKKVFVDLKFFDVPETVRSAVRQLSSRGATFATVHGNQAIMEAAAEAKGEIKILAVTALTSLDRGDLDDLGFACDVEHLVLSRARRALEAGCDGVISSGLEAGKLREQLGERLLVVTPGIRPVDNQSTDDQKRVVTAEHAFRSGADYVVVGRPIRDAADPRAAAEKIQQQIAALFA, from the coding sequence ATGCTATCGACGAAAGCGATCGCGCCGCCCGAGCGCCTGATTTTTGCGCTCGACGTGGCGGAGGCGGGGCGCGCCCGCCAGCTCGTTGAAGCGCTCGGCGATTCCGTCGTTTTCTACAAGCTCGGCCTCGAACTTTTCATGGCCGGAGGCTATTTCGAATTGATGGAATGGCTGAGCGCCAGGCGCAAGAAAGTTTTTGTCGATCTGAAGTTTTTCGACGTGCCGGAAACCGTGCGCTCGGCGGTCCGTCAATTGAGCAGCAGAGGCGCGACCTTCGCGACCGTGCACGGCAATCAGGCCATCATGGAAGCGGCGGCGGAAGCCAAGGGCGAGATAAAAATCCTGGCGGTCACCGCCCTGACCAGCCTGGACCGCGGCGATCTCGACGATCTCGGTTTCGCCTGCGACGTCGAGCATCTGGTGCTGTCGCGCGCGCGGCGTGCGCTCGAGGCCGGTTGTGACGGCGTCATTTCATCCGGCCTCGAAGCGGGCAAGTTGCGCGAGCAGCTTGGCGAACGTCTGCTGGTTGTGACGCCCGGCATACGCCCGGTCGATAATCAATCGACCGATGACCAGAAGCGCGTCGTAACCGCAGAACACGCTTTCCGAAGCGGCGCCGATTACGTCGTCGTCGGCCGGCCGATCCGCGACGCTGCCGATCCGCGCGCGGCGGCGGAGAAAATTCAGCAGCAGATTGCCGCGTTGTTCGCCTAG
- a CDS encoding SPOR domain-containing protein → MLIGVFIGILLGFAIAFGVAWYVYKMPSPFLSERAKPANVAQPAVKSGEANVETPAAGDNARTARAPVSEDAKPRFEFYKILPGDEVVSDQQFKQATAQPPAARARSAYFLQAGAFQNAAEADRMKAELALLGVEARVQTTTLPDKGIWHRVRLGPFSTSEELNRARETLKQNGIEASLIKVSG, encoded by the coding sequence ATGCTGATTGGCGTTTTTATCGGCATACTGCTCGGCTTCGCGATCGCTTTCGGCGTCGCCTGGTATGTTTACAAAATGCCGAGTCCGTTTCTGAGCGAGCGCGCAAAGCCTGCCAACGTTGCGCAGCCGGCGGTCAAGTCCGGAGAAGCGAATGTCGAGACGCCGGCTGCCGGCGATAATGCCAGGACCGCGCGAGCGCCGGTGTCAGAGGACGCCAAGCCGCGTTTCGAATTCTATAAAATCCTGCCCGGCGATGAAGTCGTCAGCGATCAGCAATTCAAGCAGGCGACTGCGCAACCGCCGGCCGCGCGCGCGAGGAGCGCGTATTTCCTGCAGGCGGGCGCGTTTCAGAATGCGGCCGAGGCCGACCGCATGAAGGCGGAGCTGGCGCTGCTCGGCGTCGAAGCGCGTGTGCAAACGACGACCTTGCCAGACAAAGGTATCTGGCATCGCGTGCGGCTAGGCCCCTTTTCCACAAGCGAAGAGCTGAACCGCGCGCGCGAAACCTTGAAACAAAACGGAATTGAAGCCAGTCTAATCAAGGTCAGTGGCTGA